The genomic interval CGCCTGCTCGGGCGCCATGAAGCTCGGCGTCCCGAGGATGACGCCGGCCTGCGTGAGGTGGATGTCGTGGTCCTTCACGCGGCTCACGCCGAAGTCGATCACCTTGATGCGGGGGACGCCCGACTCGCCCGCCTTCTGCTTCAAGAGGAAGACGTTCTCGGGCTTCACGTCGCGGTGGACCACGCCCTGAGCATGGGCCGCCCCGAGCGCGCGGCACATCTGTCGCGCGATCCCGATGGCGAACGGCACGCCGAGCCTGCCGACCTTCTCGACGAACGCGCCGAGCTCTTCGCCCTCGAGGAACTCGGCCGCGATGCAGGGCGCGCCGTCCCTCGAGTAGAAGACGTCGATCACCTCGACGACGTTGGGGTGGGAGATGCTGCTCGCGCTCTCGGCCTCACGCTTGAACCGCGCGACGATCTCGGGGTTCTGCGCGAACTCGGGCAAGAGCACCTTGATCGCGAAGCGCCGGTCCTTCAGGCGGAGGTGGCGAGCCTCGTAGACTTTGCCCATGCCGCCTTCGCCGACGAGCCGAAGGACCTGGAACGTGTCGTTCAGGATCTGGCCGATGAGCGGATCGACCACCTCGGGGAGCGCGCCGTCGAGGACGAGGGGCATGGAGTCCCTCGGGCACAGGAAGATCTCCACGGGGTAGCGCGACCCACACGTCGGGCAAACCCGAGGCAGCGCGGCGGGGTTCTGCGGATGGGCGACGGCGACGGTGACGGTCGGCGCGAGCTCCGGGCGGGAGGGCGCGGGCGGCCTCGACGGCGGAAGCGGCGCACGACCTGCGGCGGGCGGAAGTGGAGGAGCTTGAGGCGGGCTCGACGGTCGAACGATGCGGGGCGGAGGCGCCTGCAGCATGGCCGTCACCTCTTCCGAGTCGGCCGGGGAACGCCCGAACGCCGCCCGCCCAGGAGAGTGCGGAATCGTCGCGCGAGCGTCCGCGGGGACTCCCCCGGATTCGAGGGGACGTTCCCCCCTGCGCGGTGCCGAAGACATGCCGTTTCACACGCTAGCATCACCCGAGCGCACGGATCGCGTTCTCTTCGCGTGCTCGGCCGCAACATTCGTGAGCCGCCCCGCTCACAAGGTGGCCCGAAGTCGCACCTCGAGCCACAGCGGACGATCCGGTTGACCCAAGCGTGAACTCGCCTATACTGCGCCGGTCCGAAAGGCACCTCAGGCCGTATCTTCTCGTAAGTACGGTCTTTTCTGGCCCCCACGCGCTGTGTCGACATCGCGTGAGGGCGCGGCCCGCTGCGGTTCCGACTGCGTCTGGCCCTTTCCCCTGGAATCATCGAAATGCCGCTTCACTCCGAGAAGACGAGCGAGCTCGTCGCCAAGTTCCGCACCCACGAGACCGACACCGGCTCCCCCGAGGTGCAAATCGCGCTCCTCACCGAGCGCATCGGTTACCTGACCGAGCACTTCAAGACCCACGCGAAGGATCACCACTCGCGCCGCGGTCTCCTCAAGCTCGTCTCGAAGCGCCGCCGGCTCTTGAGCTACCTCAAGAACACGAGCCTCGACAGGTACCGCAAGACCGTCGCGGCCCTGAACCTCCGCAAGTAGACGTTTCTCCGAGGCGGGAAGGCCCAAGTGGCCCTCCCGCCTCGTCGCATTTTTCGCCACAACCCTCCCGCGTCCTCGCGTCCCGCTTATTGCTCTTCGATTCGTGCGTCCGACACCGTCGGGCCTAGGAACCGAGGACCAAAGGCGCCACACGAAGCCGGGCGTCAACCCCCACGAAGGGGGTCGTTCGAGGTCCATATGTCGTTCGTTCGCGAATCCGTCATGGTCAACGGCAAGCCGCTGACCTTCGAAACCGGTCGTCTCGCCAAACAAGCCCACGGCTCCGTCCTCGTCACGTACGGCGAGAGCGTCGTCCTCGTCACCGCCGTCTGCGGCGACGAGCGCCCCGGCTTGGACTTTTTCCCCCTCACCTGCGAGTACGTCGAGAAGACGTTCGCGGCGGGCAAAATCCCGGGCGGCTTCTTCAAGCGCGAGGGTCGCCTCCGCGACGACGAGATCCTCGTCGCCCGCATCATCGACCGCCCGTGCCGCCCGCTCTTCCCCGAGGGCTTCAAGAAGGACACGCAGATCATCGCGACGGTGCTCTCGAGCGACAAGGTCAACCCGACCGACGTGCTCGCCCTCACCGGCGCGAGCGCCGCGCTCCACATCAGCGACATCCCCTGGGACGGCCCCCTCGCGGGCATGCGCGTCGCGCGCGTGAACGGCGAGCTCGTGATCTTCCCGACGTTCGAGCAGCAGGCCGAGTCGGACCTCGACATGGTCGTCGCGTGCAGCAAGACCGCGATCGTCATGGTCGAAGGCGGCGCCGCCGAGGCGACCGAGAAGGACGTCATCGACGCCCTCATGTTCGCGCACGAGCAGGCGCAGCCCATCCTGCAGCTCATCGAGCGCATGCGCGCGGCGATCGGCCGCCCGAAGCGCGAGTTCACGCCCCCGAAGCTCCCCGACGCGATCGCGGCCCGCATCCCGGCCATCGTCGACGCGGCGATCCTCGAGTCGTCGCTCATCCGCGACAAGGCCCAGCGTTACGCCGGCTACAAGGCCGCCAAAGAGAAGATGGTGAGCACGCTCACCCAAGAGCTCGGCCAAGAGACGTTCGCCGCGAACGAGAAGCTCATCAAGGCCGAGTTCGACGAGCGCAAGTACAACGTGGTCCGCGAGTACGTGCTCGGCCAGAACCGGCGCATCGACGGCCGCGACATGGCGACCATCCGCCCGATCATGACCGAGGTCGGCCTCCTCCCGCGCGTCCACGGCTCGGCCCTCTTCCAGCGCGGCGAGACCCAGGCGATCGTCACGGCGACGCTCGGCACCTCGACCGACGAGCAGAAGATCGACGGCCTCATGGGCGAGACGTGGAAGCGCTTCTACCTCCACTACAACTTCCCGCCCTTCTCCACCGGCGAGACCAAGCCCCTGCGCGGCCCTGGCCGTCGTGAGGTCGGTCACGGTGCGCTCGCCGAGCGCGCGCTCCTCCGCCAAATCCCCGACGCGGCGCAGTTTCCCTACACCATCCGCATCGTCTCCGAGACGCTCGAGTCGAACGGCTCGTCGTCGATGGCGGCGGTCTGCGGCGGCACCATGTCCCTCATGGACGCGGGCGTCCCGCTGAAGGCGCCCGTCGCCGGCATCGCGATGGGCCTCATCTCGGATGGCCAGCGCACCGCGATCCTCAGCGACATCCTCGGCGACGAGGACCACCTCGGCGACATGGACTTCAAGGTGTGCGGCACGTCCAAGGGCGTGACCGCCATCCAGATGGACATCAAGATCGCGGGCCTCTCGCGGGAGATCCTCGCGACGCGCTCGAGCAGGCCCGCGAAGGCCGCCTCCACATCCTCGGCAAGATGCTCGAGACGCTCTCGCAGCCGCGCGCCGACCTCTCGAAGTGGGCCCCGCGCATCACCACCCTCAAGGTGAAGCCCGACCAGATCCGCCTCGTCATCGGCCCCGGCGGCAAGACGATCAAGGGCATCATCGACCAGACCGGCGTCGCGATCGACGTCGAGGACGACGGCACGGTCAACATCGCCTCGAGCGATCCCGAGGCCGTGAAGAAGGCCCTCGACATCATCAAGGGGCTCACCGCCGAGCCCGAGGTCGGCGCGATCTACAAGGGCACCGTCACCCGCATCGCGGACTTCGGCGCCTTCATCGAGGTGCTCCCGGGCACCGACGGGCTCCTCCACGTCTCCGAGATGGCCCACACGCGCGTCGAGCGCGTCACGGACGTCATGAAAGAGGGCGACGTGGTCGAGGTGAAGGTCATCGAGGTCGGCCGCGACGGAAAGATCCGCCTCTCCCGCCGCGAGCTCCTCCCGCTCCCCGAGGGCGAGGAGGGCGAGCGCGCCAAGGAGCGTATGCTCGCGTCGCGTGAGGCCGGCCCGCCGCGCGGCGATCGTGGCCCCCGCCGTGACGGTCCCCCGCGCGGCGACCGTGGCCGTGGTGGCCCGCCTCGCGGCCGCTGAACGACGCCGTCGACCATGACGCGGCGCTCTCTCCGGAGGGCGCCGCTTCTCCTTTTGTCGAAGAGCACGCGCTGCGTCACGGCAGCTTCGCAAGAACGACACGCGCTCGTCACCGATTCCGTGCGGCCGCCGACCCCTTTTGATACGACGGATCGACGAGCCCTCGCGGGCCGCCCTCCCCCTATGTGGAAAACCGAAGAAGGCAGCACGGGCCGCCTCGTCCAGCTCTGTATCGGATACTTCTTCTTCTACGTCGTGACCGGCGTAGCGGTGAAGTACTTCCAAGGTCGGGGCATGGGCGACATCGAGTACAACGTGTACTCGACCGCGGCCGGCACGAGCATCGCGCTCCTCGTCGTGTTCGTGAAGGGCTGGTACCGCCTCGAGAGCTCCGACCCGCGCCCCTTCCTCGGGCGGACCGTGCCCGGAGAGCTCCTCTACATCGTGCCGTCCGGCATCTGCACGGCGGTCGTCATCCCCACGACGACGCTCATGTACTCCCTGAAGGGCGTGAGCGTGATGGTCGCCATGGTGATCATGCGCGGCGCCGTCATCGTATTGAGCCGCCTCGTGGACGAGGTCCAGATCCGCCAAGGGATCCTGAAGAAGCGCGTCTACGCCGAGGAGAACGTCGGCGTGGTCGTCGCGGTCTCCGCCGTCGCGCTCACCCTCTTTTTCTCGAAGAACGGCGAGAGCGACACGCCCTTCTACAAGTCGGTCGCGGCCATGACGATCCTCGGCTCGTACGTCACCGCGTACGCCATTCGCATCTACATCATGAACTACTTCAAGAACACCCGGCCCCCGGGTGTTCGGCTCGACAACCAAGGCTTCTTGGGGCTCGAGCAGATCTCGGCGTCGATCACGATGGCGCTCGCGGGTCTCGTGATCTTCAACGCGCCCACGTGGTTCGGAGCCACGGCGCCGCAGGTTCTCCACTTCGTCGCGGCCATCCGCGCCCCGCGCCCCGACTGGTTCTGGGCGTTCCTCTCGGGCACGTCCTTCGGCATCGTGGCGTTTTTCTCGGTCTTCATCTTCATGTTCAAGGGGCGCACGGCCACGTTCGCCGGCCTCGTGAACCGCCTCACGTCCCTCGTCGCGGGCACGACGTCGACGCTGGTCGTCTGGGCCTTCTTGGGCGGCAAGCCTCCGAAGGGGCACGATTGGGGCGCCCTCGCCCTCATCTTCGTGGCCGTCTATTTCCTCACGCGCGCCGAGAAGCGCCGCGCGGCCGAGCTCCGCGGCTAAGCGAGCCGTACGTCACGGCGCGGCCGTACCTCGGCAGAGACCGTTCGACGTGAGCATGCGGCGCGCGATCTCGTGCCCGTCTTCCCTGCAGACGCGGAGCTCGAGCGCCTTCGCTTCGTCGCGGCGACCGAGGTCCGTGAGCGCGAAGACCTCGACCGCCGACACGGCGTCCACGTCGAGCCCCTTCGGGAAGAACGAGCGCACCGCGGGCACGGCGTCGCGGGTCGCCTTGACGTGCTCGAGCGCGGCCTTCGGATCGTGGGCGTCGAAGTAGGCCCGCATCGTGAGCTCGAGCTGAACCCTCGGATCTTTTGGGTATTTCGCCGCGAACGTGGCGATCTTCGCATCCCACCCGGCCGAGATTTCTTTCGAGGTGCCCTTCGGCAGCTCGTCCCGTGGGACGAGCAAGAGCATCGCGCGGTCGGCCTCGAGGCCGTCGAACGTCTTCGTGAAGTGGGCCCGTGTCTCCTCCGAGAAGGCCGAGCCGGTGCGCACGACAGCCGCGCGCCCTTTCGTCACCGCGGTCTCGAACGCCTCCGGGTCGGAGCGATCGAGCGCCTTCCCTGCCTGCCACGCGAGGACCCGCGGATCGTCCGGATACTCCTTGGCCCACCGGGCGTACGTCTCCTCGCTCGGTTGTCCTTGGACGGGCAGCTCCGCGTTCGGCACGACGGTCCGCAGGATCGACGCGAGGGCCGCGACGCGCGGGTAGCTTCGCGTCGCGACGAGGGCGAACGCGAGGACGACACCGAGCCCCCCCACGGCTGCGGCGGCCCGCGGCCACGCGACCCTGGGTTTGTCCCCTCGCGCGAGCGCACCGCGAATCTCCGAGAGCATGGCGGCTCCCACGAGCGCCCCCGTCACGGCCCCGCCGAGGTGCGCGCCGAAGTCCACGTGCTCACCGCGACCGCCGAGCATCGGCAAGAGGGACGGGACGAGCACGCGCGCGAGCTGGATCCGGAGCTGAGGCCGCTGGGCCGCAGGGTAGAGCTCGGCGAGGACGAGCCCGGCACCGAAGACACCGAGCACGGCGCCCGAGGCACCGACCGAGATCATGTCGCCGCGGTTCAGGGCGAGCGACACGAGCGAGCCCCCGACGCCTCCGAGAAAATAGAGGACCAGGAAGCGCGCCGCCCCGAGCGTGCGCTCGACGAGCACGCCCGCCATGACGAGCGCGATGCCGTTCATGAAGAGGTGCACCGGATCGACGTGCAAGAACGTGCACGTCACGAGGCGGAAGGCTTCGCCCTCCCGGAGCGCGGTCGGCCCGAGACCACCGAGCGCGTCGAGGGTGTCGAGGCTCGGAGATGCCCCCTCGCGTGGCCCCACGGCGGCCGCGTACTCGAGCACGAAGAACGCTGCGAGCACGGCGAGGAGGCCCCACGTGGCGCGGACGGGCTCACGTGGCGCGGGCAGCTCCTCCGCCTCGGGCTGGCCGAAGGCGACGCGGGCCTCGGGCGCTCCCGCCGCGAGGGCGCATTTCTCCTCGAAATTCCCCCACATACGGCTGTAGGAGAGGGTCGCCGTGACGACCTCGTCGCGTTCCTCCGTAAGGACCACGAGGCGGCGACGACGCACGAGGAAGCCCAAGCCGATGGCCGTCTCCACGACGTGCTCCCCTGCCCCGACCTCGACCGGCACGGTGAAGCCCGAGACGAACGAGCCTCGGTAGACGACCTCTCCGTCGACGGTCACGGTGACGGGCATGTCCGCCATGAAGAAGCCTGGGCGCGGGAAATGGACGACGAGGGTCATGCGATTCGCTCGAGGGGGAGAGGCGGCTCCCGCTCGATGTCGCACGAAATCCACGCAGGGTCACGCGGCGCGTCCTTCACGGCATGCAGCGAAACCGGACGAACGCGTCGCGCTTCACCGTGACGCGCGCCTCGCCGGAGACGAGCGGGACGTCGCGCGGAGGTGCCACGTCGTCGACCCGCACCCGACCCGCGCTCCTCGGGCACACGGCCCGCACGACCACGCCGGCGGCAGCGTCCGAGACGACCGAGAGCACGGCGCCCTCCCCTTCGGGCAGCCCGGAGACGCGCTCGAGGCGAACCGCGAAGAAGGCCCCGGCGAGCGATATCCCCCGCGGGGGCGCGCTCGTGACGGAGACCCTCGTGCCCCACGTGGTGTCGACGAGGACGTCCGGGCCGCGGACGCCCACGAGCACGACGAAATGATCGAGCCCCCACGACGGGTGCGCGGTGGGCAAGAGCTTCACGCCGGCGACGACCGGCCTCCCGCGGGAAACGGCCTCGGCGGTGAAGGTGCGGACGGCGTCGAAGCCGCGCGCCTTCATCCATGCGCCTTCTACGCCGAGCGCGAGCAGCGCGGCCGGGAGCTCGCTCGCGTAGAGGTCCGGGTGCGAGGGCTTCCCGGCCCGGTTCACGCGCGCCTGCGACACGTACGCGCCCAGCGCCAAGAGCCCCTCTTGGATGGCCGCCTCGCCGCACCATCCCTCCTTCGGGGATTCGGGCGCCTGCGCGACGGGCGTGACCGCGAGCACGGCCTCGGGAGGGTCGGCCTCGGCGGCGCGGCTCCCCCGAGCGGAGAGGACGAGCACGAGCACGAGCACCGCGCAGGAGACGGAACGGACGAAGGGCCGCATCCCGGATCGTCGCACTCGCGAGGCGTTCCGTGACACGGCCCACTCAACCTTCCGTAACAACTACACTTTTCAGCCGTGACGTATGGTCGCGAGGCGGTCGTAGTGGCGGTATCCGAGCTGACCGAGCGTCGACTCGGGGGCGAGCCCGATGTCGACGAGGGTCTTCAGCGCGTAGGTGCCCGCGAGCACCGGCGGGCTGTAGCTCTTGAGCACGTCCTGGCTCGTCCGGAACTTCGGGAGCGGGAAGAGCATCGTGTGCGGGTGCACGTGGACGAAGTGGGCGGCCGAGAGGCGCGACCACCCCGGCACGCCCGGCGCCGTGATGACGTGCGGCGTGGCGAGGAACGTGCCCCCCGTGAGCATCTCGAGCATCTGGCCGACCTGCGCGACGATGCAGCCCTCGGGCGCGGTCCCGCGGACCATCTGGCCCTCGGGGTGCTCCTTGGACGGGCGCGTGCGGAGGTAGAGGCCGCTCTCGCTGTCGGGGGCCTTCGCGACCTTGCCCTCCGGATCGTGGAATCTTCCGCCCGGGAGCAGCGTGAGCAGGTTGAAGTCCGTGTGCTCCTCGCCCCAGAGCACCTTCTTCTCGCGGGCCTGGTCGGCGTCGAGGGGGAGGTACCGCAGCATGCGGAAGATGTGCGGGCCGCCCGCACAGATCGTGTCGAACGTGTCGTGCGGCAGGTCGAGCGCCTTCGCCGCGCCTCGGAGGAGCGCGAGGCCCGCCTCGTGGAGCTCGCGCCCACGCGCGGTGTAGTCCTCGGCGAGCTTGCCGCCCGCATTCTCTTCCCCGTCGGGCCAGACGTTGTCGGCGAAGATCTCGGGGAACTGGACCTGGAGATCTTTGGGGATCTCGGTCGGCGTCGCGAACCAGCACTCCTTGAAGTCGGGCTGGCCGCCGGCGACCACGGCCTTCTCGGTGTTCGGAGGGGTCCACCCGCGCTGGTAGAAGAGGTCCGCGCGGTTGTACTTCTCCTTCTCGCGGGTCGGGCGCGCGCAGAAGCGCGTGAACCTGTCGTACGAGTCTCCCATGGGGCCGACGCCGTGGTTCTTCACGTAGACGAGGCCGTACACGCCGAAGCCTTTGCGAATGTCCTCGAGGGCCTTCGCTTCGTTCGGGCCGCCGCGCAGGTCGGCGAGGTCGATCGTGGGGATGTCGAGGTCGCTCACGGTCAGATCTCCCCGTACGCGCGCGTGATGACGCGGCGGGCGACCGACTGGGTGCCCGTGTGCTGGAAGTAGTTCGTCGACATGTCGATGATGGCCGCGGCGTAGTCGAGCCGGTCCTCGTTCACGTCGATGAGCTCCTTGATCTTGGCGAGCACGCCGTCGTGGGTCATGCCGCGCTCCGCGACGAAGCCCTGCACGTACCCCTCGGCCGACTTCAGGTTGTTCGTGACGAGGTCCTTCTTCTCGCCGAACCCTCCGCCCGGGAGAAACTCCGACACCCGCTGGAAGAGGCCCGACTGCATGAAATCGCTCTCGGCCGCGTTCTCGACCGTCGAGATGATCTTCTGCATGAAGTCCGGCCCGAGCGGGAGGAAGCAGTCGCACGCGACCCAGGCCGCGAGGCGCATCTTGTCCTCTTTGGCCGAATTCGCGAGGGCGCCCATGAAATCCCCGATGCTGTCGCCCGGGAGGCCGTTCGTCATGCAGAACGCGCCGAGCTCGCACGCGAGCTTCAGCCCCGCGTCGATCGACTGCGTGGTCTCGAGCTTGGGGGTGACGTTCTGGAGGAACCCGAGCCACTCGACGTCCTCGCCGAGCTTGGCCGCGAACGAGGTGAACCCTGCGAACGTCGAGGCCGAGTCGACCATCGAGTAGAGCGACACCGCGCGCTGGTACCCGTTGTCGGGGTCCATGTAGAGCTCGATCGCGCGGCCGGCGATGGCGCCGATCACGTCCTCTTCGCCCTCGCCCGTGGCCTCACGGATGGCGAGGTGCAGCGAGTTCACGTTGTTCCACTCGCCGGGCACGAGGTAGTCGAGCATGTTGAGGAGCCGAACCGTCATGTTCGACTCGGGGAGGGACGCGAGCAGCTCTTCGAGGTTGTTCGTGGTCATGGTGGGCTCCTTCGGTTCCTTCGTCGTTCAGAGCGTCGCGAGCTTCTTGAGGTCGAGCTTCTCGAGGATGGCTTTTCGCTGATCGTGCGACAGCGTGTCGCTGATGATCTTGGCCTGGTAGCGGTCCTTCACGAGCACCATCGTCTGTTTCTTGCCGAAGGTGGCGACGGGAAAATCGCCAATCTTTTCGGTAGATTTCGCGTACTTGTCCTTCGAGTCCGCGTTGTCGACGATGTCGGCGATCGTGAGGACGAGGACGTCCTTGCCGTCCTTCACGTACTTGGCCTCGGAGTAGCCGTCCTTCTCGGTGGTGAAGGTGCGCTTTCCTCCCTCGAGCTCCTCGGGGAAGAACGCGTTGAGCTTCTTGCCCTCGACCTGCTTCGGCGCGTTGTCCCCGAGGGCCTTCTTCTCTTCGAGCTTCTTCTCGGCGGCGGCCGCCGCGTCGGCGAACTGGGGGGCGTCCTTGGAGCAGCCCGTCGTAGCGACGAGCGCGAGCGCGAGGGGCGCGGGAAAGACGCGAGTGACGAGCTTCGGCATGATCGTTCCTTTTCGAGGGGAAGACGCGTCACCTACGCGGCGCCGCGCACCGTCTTTTACAACGAGGCGCACCACGGGCAGGCCACAATGTGCGAATTCTTCGCGCGAAAGCACGCTTGGAATTCGCCTCGCGCTCGGCACGATTCGTGTAAATAGCCGCCGTCCGCCCAAGGCCGAGGGGCCCGCGGGGCGGCGAAAGGGAAGCACCGTGAGCTGGATCCACGACAAGGCCAAGACCGAGCTCGAGCGCGTCAACCTCGCCCGAAAGAAGCAGGTCTACCCGTACTTCCGCCCCTTCGAGACCGGCGGGCTCCACACCACGATCGGCGGCAAACCTATCGTGAATTTCAGCTCGAACGACTACCTCGGCCTCACGAACCACCCGAAGGTCAAAGAGGCCGCGGTCAAGGCCGTCGAGAAGTACGCCTGCGGGCTCTCGAGCTCCCGCGTCCAGGCGACCACGGTGGAGCACGTCGAGCTCGAGCGCCGCCTCGCGAAGTGGTTCGGCTTCCCCTCGTGCCTGCTCTTCACGACGGGCTACCAGGCGATGGTCGGCCTCATCATGGCCCTCGCCGACAAGGACACGACCCTCGTCCTCGACAGCTTCAGCCACGCGTGCATCCTCGACGGGACGTTCCTCGCCGCTGGCATCCCCGGCAAGAGCCCCGAGGTTCGCTTCTTCAACCACAACTCGGCGAAGAGCCTCGAGCGCATCTTGAAGACCCGCGAGCGCAAGAACGCGCTCGTGCTCGTCGAGGGCGTCTACTCGCTCGACGGCGATCGCGCGCACCTCAAGGAGTTCGTCGAGATCTGCGCGAAGTACGACGCGGTGCTCGTGGTCGACGACGCGCACGGCACGGGCACGCTCGGCGAGCGCGGCACGGGCATCCTCGAGGCCGACGGGCTCGTCGGCAAGGTGCCCATCGTCGTCTCCACCTTCTCGAAGACGTTCGGCGGCATCGGCGGCATCCTCCTCGCCGACGACGACATCATCGACCTCGTGAAGCACAACGCCCGGAGCT from Myxococcales bacterium carries:
- the rpsO gene encoding 30S ribosomal protein S15, which encodes MPLHSEKTSELVAKFRTHETDTGSPEVQIALLTERIGYLTEHFKTHAKDHHSRRGLLKLVSKRRRLLSYLKNTSLDRYRKTVAALNLRK
- a CDS encoding aminotransferase class I/II-fold pyridoxal phosphate-dependent enzyme translates to MSWIHDKAKTELERVNLARKKQVYPYFRPFETGGLHTTIGGKPIVNFSSNDYLGLTNHPKVKEAAVKAVEKYACGLSSSRVQATTVEHVELERRLAKWFGFPSCLLFTTGYQAMVGLIMALADKDTTLVLDSFSHACILDGTFLAAGIPGKSPEVRFFNHNSAKSLERILKTRERKNALVLVEGVYSLDGDRAHLKEFVEICAKYDAVLVVDDAHGTGTLGERGTGILEADGLVGKVPIVVSTFSKTFGGIGGILLADDDIIDLVKHNARSFLFSASLPVPIVAAASTILDMLEADGPALVRELHQKSDYMRRKLTGIGFDLGASNTHIMPVMCKDERKTLFMHVALLECGVLMVPITYPGVKLGEERLRVNVTRGHSQEDMDLALSLLESYGEAFFVLSGEDLGPMEDDDAAS
- a CDS encoding isopenicillin N synthase family oxygenase, which encodes MTVSDLDIPTIDLADLRGGPNEAKALEDIRKGFGVYGLVYVKNHGVGPMGDSYDRFTRFCARPTREKEKYNRADLFYQRGWTPPNTEKAVVAGGQPDFKECWFATPTEIPKDLQVQFPEIFADNVWPDGEENAGGKLAEDYTARGRELHEAGLALLRGAAKALDLPHDTFDTICAGGPHIFRMLRYLPLDADQAREKKVLWGEEHTDFNLLTLLPGGRFHDPEGKVAKAPDSESGLYLRTRPSKEHPEGQMVRGTAPEGCIVAQVGQMLEMLTGGTFLATPHVITAPGVPGWSRLSAAHFVHVHPHTMLFPLPKFRTSQDVLKSYSPPVLAGTYALKTLVDIGLAPESTLGQLGYRHYDRLATIRHG
- a CDS encoding rhomboid family intramembrane serine protease, with the translated sequence MTLVVHFPRPGFFMADMPVTVTVDGEVVYRGSFVSGFTVPVEVGAGEHVVETAIGLGFLVRRRRLVVLTEERDEVVTATLSYSRMWGNFEEKCALAAGAPEARVAFGQPEAEELPAPREPVRATWGLLAVLAAFFVLEYAAAVGPREGASPSLDTLDALGGLGPTALREGEAFRLVTCTFLHVDPVHLFMNGIALVMAGVLVERTLGAARFLVLYFLGGVGGSLVSLALNRGDMISVGASGAVLGVFGAGLVLAELYPAAQRPQLRIQLARVLVPSLLPMLGGRGEHVDFGAHLGGAVTGALVGAAMLSEIRGALARGDKPRVAWPRAAAAVGGLGVVLAFALVATRSYPRVAALASILRTVVPNAELPVQGQPSEETYARWAKEYPDDPRVLAWQAGKALDRSDPEAFETAVTKGRAAVVRTGSAFSEETRAHFTKTFDGLEADRAMLLLVPRDELPKGTSKEISAGWDAKIATFAAKYPKDPRVQLELTMRAYFDAHDPKAALEHVKATRDAVPAVRSFFPKGLDVDAVSAVEVFALTDLGRRDEAKALELRVCREDGHEIARRMLTSNGLCRGTAAP